The proteins below are encoded in one region of Candidatus Eisenbacteria bacterium:
- a CDS encoding L,D-transpeptidase family protein gives MLYPHPAMNPDPVLAARHRALAIAALARPATPFTELPPRLLVVDVERQRLGLLDGGRLLAEYPVSTSAKGIGSREGSNQTPPGWHRISNMIGAGARTGTVFRSREATGETWPGATSGGARTATGTATAPAAAATTVPSADEDLVLTRILWLDGLEEGVNRGPGCDSRDRYIYIHGTNQEGRIGEPASHGCVRMRNADVTELFDLVREGDPVVIAEAPAASGDRLGLGRLHFAGVGGSGMSALAQHVAMRGGRASGSDRSFDRGLNADARAKLEHLGVGIFPQDGSGVSGAARPAREPAAIASPGAAQCSAVVCSTSIEELVPDFAAARRLGVPILHRSELLAHFVASQRTIAVTGTSGKSTTTAMIFEILRGAGRDPSVITGGELIALQEGGLWGNAYAGASDLLAIEADESDGSVVRYRPAVGVVLNLQKDHKEMDEVAAMFRAFRANVREALVVGEAENLAELVRTDMAATRATGATGTAPALEAATGGNAAPPTTIFGFGPAAHVRAEDIEETATGSTFRVASTRFTLPVPGRHNIENALAAIAACRAVGVPLEAMAAPLAGFRGVARRFQSLGSKHGVEVVDDFAHNPAKLAASLRTARRRARRVLAVYQPHGYGPTRFLRRDFVDTFAAELGPDDRLWMLEVFYAGGTATRDFSAAEIVAEIAARGVRAEFADSRESLVERLAAEAREGDLVLVMGARDPSLTELARDIMGRL, from the coding sequence CACCGCGCCCTCGCGATCGCCGCCCTGGCGCGCCCGGCCACGCCATTCACGGAACTGCCACCGCGCCTCCTCGTCGTGGACGTGGAGCGCCAACGTCTGGGCCTCCTCGACGGCGGCCGCCTGCTCGCCGAGTACCCCGTCTCCACTTCCGCGAAAGGCATCGGCTCCCGCGAGGGTTCCAACCAGACGCCGCCGGGATGGCATCGCATTTCGAACATGATCGGCGCGGGCGCGCGCACGGGAACGGTCTTCCGCAGCCGCGAGGCGACGGGGGAGACGTGGCCTGGAGCAACCTCGGGAGGCGCCCGCACCGCGACCGGAACCGCAACCGCCCCCGCAGCGGCCGCCACTACCGTCCCGTCCGCCGACGAAGACCTCGTCCTCACCCGCATACTCTGGCTCGACGGCCTCGAGGAGGGCGTGAACCGCGGCCCGGGCTGCGACTCGCGCGACCGCTACATCTACATCCACGGCACCAACCAGGAGGGCCGCATCGGCGAGCCGGCCTCCCACGGCTGCGTGCGCATGCGCAACGCGGACGTGACGGAACTGTTCGACCTGGTGCGCGAGGGCGACCCGGTGGTGATCGCGGAAGCTCCCGCAGCATCCGGCGACCGTCTGGGCCTGGGGCGCCTGCACTTCGCCGGCGTGGGCGGCAGCGGGATGAGCGCGCTGGCGCAGCACGTGGCCATGCGCGGCGGGCGCGCCAGCGGCAGCGATCGCAGCTTCGACCGCGGCCTGAACGCGGACGCCCGCGCGAAGCTGGAGCACCTGGGCGTGGGGATCTTCCCGCAGGACGGCAGCGGGGTGTCCGGCGCAGCCAGGCCAGCGCGCGAGCCTGCCGCAATCGCCAGCCCCGGCGCGGCGCAGTGCAGCGCCGTCGTCTGCTCCACCTCCATCGAGGAGCTGGTGCCGGATTTCGCCGCGGCCCGCCGCCTCGGCGTGCCCATCCTGCACCGCTCGGAGCTGCTGGCGCACTTCGTCGCCTCGCAGCGCACCATTGCGGTGACGGGCACCAGCGGCAAGTCCACCACCACGGCGATGATCTTCGAGATCCTGCGCGGCGCGGGGCGCGACCCGTCGGTGATCACCGGCGGGGAGCTGATCGCGCTCCAGGAAGGCGGCCTGTGGGGCAATGCGTATGCGGGCGCGAGCGACCTGCTGGCGATCGAGGCCGACGAGAGCGACGGCTCCGTGGTGCGCTACCGTCCCGCGGTGGGGGTGGTGCTGAACCTCCAGAAGGACCACAAGGAAATGGACGAGGTGGCCGCGATGTTCCGCGCGTTCCGCGCGAACGTGCGCGAGGCGCTGGTGGTCGGGGAGGCGGAGAATCTGGCGGAACTGGTTCGGACGGACATGGCGGCAACCCGAGCGACGGGCGCGACCGGAACCGCGCCCGCGCTCGAAGCGGCGACCGGCGGCAACGCGGCGCCCCCCACCACCATCTTCGGCTTCGGCCCCGCCGCGCACGTTCGCGCCGAGGACATCGAGGAGACCGCCACCGGCTCCACGTTCCGCGTCGCCTCCACGCGCTTCACGCTGCCGGTGCCCGGACGGCACAACATCGAGAACGCCCTGGCGGCCATCGCCGCGTGCCGGGCGGTGGGTGTGCCGCTCGAGGCCATGGCCGCTCCGCTCGCCGGATTCCGCGGCGTGGCGCGGCGCTTCCAGTCCCTGGGCTCGAAGCACGGTGTGGAGGTGGTGGACGACTTCGCGCACAACCCGGCCAAGCTGGCGGCTTCGCTGCGCACCGCGCGGCGCCGGGCGCGGCGGGTGCTCGCCGTGTACCAGCCGCACGGCTACGGGCCGACGCGCTTCCTGCGCCGGGACTTCGTGGATACCTTCGCTGCCGAACTGGGCCCGGACGACCGCCTGTGGATGCTGGAGGTGTTCTACGCCGGCGGCACGGCCACTCGGGATTTCTCCGCCGCCGAGATCGTGGCCGAGATCGCCGCTCGCGGTGTGCGCGCCGAATTCGCGGATTCGCGCGAATCCCTGGTGGAGAGGTTGGCGGCCGAGGCGCGCGAGGGCGACCTGGTGCTCGTCATGGGTGCGCGCGACCCCTCGCTCACGGAACTGGCGCGCGACATCATGGGTCGCCTGTAG
- a CDS encoding metallophosphoesterase — protein MLILYTSDLHGEPGLYEQLFAHVRRARPHAVLLGGDITPTHFGPEGPSIQRKFLEGLLEQFDRFADSQGTHFYFIFGNADCRANWAWLESQERPHAVPVHGRAVELEKGLLLAGYNYVPVTHLTLKDWEKRDLRETGGERWEGIITHEDGVRHVDLREGDPDDNLARDFAALAERIDGAPCICVLHSPPSDTHLDMIHTGRHVGSVAAREFLERTAPRLALHGHIHESPRVSGRQMDRVGSTLCVNPGQSPGGTLHAMFFDPDDPEATLRPA, from the coding sequence ATGCTCATCCTCTACACCTCGGACCTGCACGGCGAGCCCGGACTCTACGAGCAGCTCTTCGCCCACGTGCGGCGCGCGCGCCCGCACGCGGTGCTGCTGGGCGGGGACATCACGCCCACGCACTTCGGCCCCGAGGGGCCGTCCATCCAGCGGAAGTTCCTCGAGGGTCTGCTGGAACAGTTCGACCGGTTCGCGGACTCGCAAGGCACGCACTTCTACTTCATCTTCGGCAACGCCGACTGCCGCGCGAACTGGGCGTGGCTGGAGTCGCAGGAGCGTCCGCACGCGGTGCCGGTGCACGGCCGCGCCGTGGAGCTGGAGAAGGGGCTGCTGCTGGCCGGCTACAACTACGTGCCGGTGACGCACCTCACGCTCAAGGACTGGGAGAAGCGCGACCTGCGCGAGACCGGCGGAGAGCGCTGGGAGGGCATCATCACCCACGAGGACGGGGTGCGGCACGTGGACCTGCGTGAGGGCGACCCGGACGACAACCTGGCGCGGGACTTTGCCGCCCTGGCGGAGCGCATCGACGGCGCTCCGTGCATCTGCGTGCTGCACTCGCCGCCCAGCGACACGCACCTGGACATGATCCACACCGGCCGGCACGTCGGCTCGGTGGCCGCGCGGGAGTTCCTCGAGCGGACCGCGCCGCGGCTGGCGCTGCACGGTCACATCCACGAGTCCCCGCGGGTGAGCGGGCGGCAGATGGACCGCGTCGGTTCCACGCTCTGCGTCAACCCCGGCCAGAGCCCGGGCGGCACCCTGCACGCGATGTTCTTCGACCCGGACGACCCGGAAGCCACGCTCCGCCCCGCGTGA
- a CDS encoding cytochrome c3 family protein, with protein MSSVRARVGAHRILASLSCGLSALILLIAAAPAAAVDHPETGNTACIKCHNYSAVGIESLEQETSLPHDSFVCLRCHEMHSWSGNLQLVRATINTPNSGPRAVLFRSHTGTNSFADGDGTYNGVCEVCHTRTYYHRNNSSGDHFHNASTDCTACHPHPFFHPTGGTCLDCHNRTQPFLAGDYRRQVVVAEGVGGDFILPSHHVTDGSTTQVVSASDCVVCHDQSQHRSFTGGVGVLLRDADGGAPIGFDGTAASLEAFCVNCHDGGHAAPFLDGRPAVNVAGMWAGATHHTAGVTCAQCHGNGHGNPNAKMLLAATALRDNTTYSTFAYSLCWMCHSEQKIINGTNSFAQLHKKHVVEKKAPCTACHSGHGAQDAGEPGQVNFSYALANGFDLQMIDGNTPSTAFHVSGDDSKGYCYLRCHGQDHKPKFYDRTGMLPLVKHTEGEEPGDTPVALHLRALANPARGQASFVVEASGMGLTQTTRLTVYDVAGRIQQQFDVAPFAGRRVIRWDGSDRSGRLVPNGVYLARLETYAGAQVFRLMFMR; from the coding sequence GTGTCATCCGTGCGCGCCAGGGTCGGCGCCCACCGCATCCTTGCATCGCTTTCTTGTGGGCTGTCCGCACTCATCCTGCTGATCGCCGCCGCACCCGCGGCGGCCGTGGACCATCCGGAAACCGGCAACACCGCCTGCATCAAGTGCCACAATTACTCCGCTGTCGGCATCGAGTCGCTGGAGCAGGAGACCTCGCTCCCGCACGACTCGTTCGTGTGCCTGCGATGCCACGAGATGCACAGCTGGAGCGGCAACCTCCAGTTGGTGCGCGCCACCATCAACACCCCCAACTCCGGCCCGCGCGCGGTGCTGTTCCGCTCGCACACCGGGACGAACTCCTTCGCCGACGGCGACGGCACGTACAACGGGGTGTGCGAGGTGTGCCACACGCGCACCTACTATCACCGCAACAACTCGTCCGGCGACCATTTCCACAACGCCAGCACCGACTGCACCGCGTGCCACCCGCACCCGTTCTTCCACCCCACGGGCGGCACGTGCCTCGACTGCCACAACCGGACGCAGCCCTTCCTGGCCGGCGACTACCGCCGCCAGGTCGTGGTGGCCGAGGGCGTGGGGGGCGACTTCATCCTGCCCAGCCACCACGTCACCGACGGCTCCACCACGCAGGTGGTCTCGGCCTCGGATTGCGTGGTGTGCCACGACCAGTCGCAGCACCGCTCCTTCACCGGCGGCGTCGGCGTGCTGCTCCGGGACGCCGACGGCGGCGCCCCGATCGGGTTCGACGGCACCGCCGCCTCGCTGGAGGCGTTCTGCGTAAACTGCCACGACGGCGGGCACGCCGCGCCGTTCCTGGACGGGCGCCCCGCCGTCAACGTCGCCGGGATGTGGGCGGGCGCCACGCACCACACCGCCGGCGTGACCTGTGCGCAGTGCCACGGCAACGGGCACGGCAACCCCAACGCGAAGATGCTGCTGGCGGCCACCGCCCTGCGCGACAACACCACCTACAGCACCTTCGCCTACTCGCTGTGCTGGATGTGCCACTCGGAACAGAAGATCATCAACGGCACCAACAGCTTCGCCCAGCTCCACAAGAAGCACGTGGTGGAGAAGAAGGCTCCGTGCACGGCCTGCCACAGCGGGCATGGCGCGCAGGACGCCGGAGAGCCCGGCCAGGTCAACTTCAGCTACGCGCTCGCCAACGGCTTCGACCTGCAGATGATTGACGGCAATACGCCCAGCACCGCCTTCCATGTTTCGGGTGACGACAGCAAGGGCTACTGCTACCTGCGCTGCCACGGCCAGGATCACAAGCCGAAGTTCTACGACCGCACCGGGATGCTGCCGCTCGTGAAGCACACCGAGGGCGAAGAGCCCGGGGACACTCCGGTGGCCCTGCACCTGCGCGCGCTGGCCAACCCCGCCCGCGGCCAGGCCTCGTTCGTGGTGGAGGCCTCGGGCATGGGCCTGACGCAGACCACGCGCCTGACCGTCTACGACGTCGCCGGCCGCATCCAGCAGCAGTTCGACGTGGCCCCCTTCGCCGGACGCCGCGTCATCCGCTGGGACGGCAGCGACCGATCCGGGCGCCTGGTGCCCAACGGGGTCTACCTGGCGCGGCTGGAGACCTACGCCGGAGCCCAGGTGTTCCGGCTGATGTTCATGAGGTAG
- a CDS encoding DUF255 domain-containing protein, whose amino-acid sequence MEFQAGRRPTFRIRRTASLLALAVLVCTAPRIASADPAPKAESLKWLPYEVAVQEAAKSKKPILVDVYTNWCGWCKRMDATTYKDARVIEDLNRDFVIVRLNAESERPTTYKKQPMTEQQISRDVFGVSGFPTTIFLDADQGVIGPLPGYVQAAEFHNILRYIGGGHYKTIKYSEFKARKL is encoded by the coding sequence ATGGAGTTCCAAGCCGGCCGCCGCCCGACATTCCGCATCCGACGCACCGCATCCCTGCTGGCGTTGGCCGTCCTCGTGTGCACCGCCCCCCGGATTGCCTCCGCCGACCCCGCGCCCAAGGCCGAATCGCTCAAGTGGCTGCCCTACGAGGTGGCCGTCCAGGAGGCCGCGAAGTCGAAGAAGCCCATCCTGGTGGACGTGTATACCAACTGGTGCGGCTGGTGTAAGCGCATGGACGCCACCACCTACAAGGACGCCCGGGTGATCGAGGACCTCAACCGGGACTTCGTCATTGTGCGCCTCAACGCCGAATCCGAGCGCCCCACGACCTACAAGAAGCAGCCCATGACCGAGCAGCAGATCTCCCGGGACGTCTTCGGGGTCTCCGGCTTTCCCACCACCATCTTCCTCGACGCCGACCAGGGTGTGATCGGCCCTTTGCCCGGGTACGTGCAGGCCGCCGAATTCCACAACATCCTGCGCTATATCGGCGGCGGCCACTACAAGACCATTAAGTACTCGGAGTTCAAGGCCAGGAAGCTCTAA
- a CDS encoding DUF2752 domain-containing protein, whose translation MKLALERAPREALAEQGVLGLTALTALMAARLVDAGGRVAGLPLLRWIPACPLHQWTGMDCPTCGMTRSFVALAHGQLDRSLHFHPLGPVLFALSGAAGLALLGGWAASRSWRLDLSQGERGLLLGGAVAVLAGTWLLRLTGVFR comes from the coding sequence ATGAAACTGGCGCTGGAACGCGCACCGAGGGAGGCACTCGCCGAGCAGGGCGTGCTGGGGCTCACGGCCCTGACCGCCCTCATGGCGGCGCGCCTCGTGGACGCCGGCGGACGGGTCGCGGGCCTGCCGCTGTTGAGGTGGATCCCGGCCTGTCCGCTGCACCAGTGGACCGGCATGGACTGCCCCACCTGCGGCATGACGCGCAGCTTCGTGGCGCTCGCGCACGGGCAGCTGGACCGATCGCTCCACTTTCACCCGCTGGGACCGGTGCTGTTCGCCCTTTCGGGCGCGGCCGGACTGGCGCTCCTCGGGGGCTGGGCCGCTTCTCGGTCCTGGCGCCTCGATCTCTCCCAAGGGGAACGGGGCCTGCTGCTTGGCGGCGCGGTCGCGGTCCTGGCGGGCACCTGGCTGCTGCGCCTCACGGGGGTGTTCCGATGA
- a CDS encoding DUF4234 domain-containing protein codes for MSWAENLRRVHMRRSESDYKFDFALNLLLTLLTCFLWGFVGWYRIVRRRDLHFTRSADFTASAVAALAERAYATGRRAQVESHLRSLDVISRDLRAQARERGALIWTLLGILTAKVSFLIMFYFLEEDYRRQEQTEIEFAGHLGEAMRILDLPCTYGAFQPVVRERSYALYLLLTIFTCGLFGFYWFYKVNYEENAHMDSHAMWESQVIGCLAGPQHGAPMPPYGPGQPPYAPAPPIPPAPYTPPAPYTPPPPTA; via the coding sequence ATGAGCTGGGCCGAGAACCTCCGCCGCGTCCACATGCGGCGGTCCGAGAGCGACTACAAGTTCGACTTCGCGCTGAACCTGCTGCTCACGCTGCTCACCTGCTTCCTGTGGGGCTTCGTGGGCTGGTACCGCATCGTGCGCCGGCGCGACCTGCATTTCACCCGCTCCGCGGACTTCACCGCCTCCGCCGTGGCCGCGCTGGCCGAACGGGCGTACGCCACCGGCCGGCGTGCCCAGGTGGAAAGCCACCTGCGCTCCCTGGACGTGATCTCCCGCGACCTCCGGGCGCAGGCGCGCGAGCGCGGCGCGCTGATCTGGACGCTGCTGGGCATCCTCACCGCAAAGGTGTCGTTCCTGATCATGTTCTACTTCCTGGAGGAGGACTACCGCCGACAGGAGCAGACCGAGATCGAATTCGCCGGCCACCTGGGTGAGGCGATGCGCATTCTCGACCTGCCGTGCACGTACGGGGCGTTCCAGCCGGTCGTGCGCGAGCGTTCCTACGCGCTGTATCTCCTGTTGACCATCTTCACCTGCGGGCTGTTCGGCTTCTACTGGTTCTACAAGGTGAACTACGAGGAAAACGCCCACATGGATTCGCACGCCATGTGGGAGTCGCAGGTGATCGGTTGCCTGGCCGGGCCGCAGCACGGTGCGCCCATGCCGCCGTACGGCCCCGGGCAGCCGCCGTACGCGCCCGCGCCCCCGATTCCGCCGGCGCCCTACACGCCGCCGGCTCCGTATACGCCCCCTCCGCCGACGGCCTGA
- a CDS encoding 3'-5' exonuclease yields the protein MKDWRYAALDLETTGLEVSEGHEILEVAVVGFSAAGIEERWSTLVKPTIPIPPDSARVHGIREADVAGAPALAQVMPLVEARTAGRIFVIHNAPFDLEFLTAACARMGREPIDRPLIDTLTVSRRVFPEAQAHSLTELATRVGVVPEGAHRALPDAVTTANVMLALLRRAEAPGATPLLDEAAVARIERRLAEAAAPAAG from the coding sequence GTGAAGGACTGGCGTTACGCCGCGCTGGATCTGGAAACCACCGGCCTGGAAGTGTCCGAGGGCCACGAGATCCTGGAGGTGGCCGTGGTGGGCTTCTCCGCCGCGGGCATCGAGGAGCGCTGGTCCACGCTGGTGAAGCCGACCATTCCCATTCCCCCGGACTCGGCGCGCGTGCACGGCATCCGCGAGGCCGATGTGGCCGGCGCGCCCGCGCTGGCCCAGGTGATGCCGCTGGTGGAGGCGAGGACGGCCGGGCGGATCTTCGTCATCCACAACGCGCCGTTCGACCTGGAGTTCCTCACCGCCGCGTGCGCCCGCATGGGGCGGGAGCCAATCGACCGGCCGCTCATCGACACGCTGACCGTGTCGCGGCGCGTGTTCCCCGAGGCGCAGGCGCACTCGCTCACCGAGCTGGCGACGCGCGTCGGCGTGGTGCCCGAGGGCGCGCACCGGGCGCTGCCCGACGCGGTGACCACGGCCAACGTGATGCTGGCGCTGCTGCGGCGCGCCGAGGCGCCCGGCGCCACGCCGCTGCTGGATGAGGCCGCCGTCGCCCGCATCGAGCGCCGGCTGGCCGAGGCGGCCGCCCCCGCCGCGGGCTGA
- a CDS encoding sigma-54-dependent Fis family transcriptional regulator, translated as MNDNPAFRPSVLVVDQDVPATRALLAAIQDSGGMSTLWARDGEAGYNILEDTEVELHALVCELKAQRIDGMRLLRAGLKRHPEMCVVLMSEGGDLAAATAAVRAGATDFMAKPPDVERLLATLRQGVSRQQLRVQVTALQERLSDRYGFERVAGRSRAAAGMLDRIRQAAGSAAPILLQGEAGAGKSLLAQVAHHNSLRRDEPYVTVQCSGLPEALVEEELFGRAAGRGGPERRGRMEIAARGSLFLHDVADLAPRTQARLLRAVRDGAFERVGDTETRRAEARWISATERDLVEEVRRGRFRDDLYAALAVAVIKVPALRERPEDIPLLTQALLEELNRAHGRQVTGVTRGCMDLLMQYPWPGNVRELKTVLEGVVVFVEGRRALEAGDLPEHLRDRPPAPRDFRVRVGMSLAEIERRALQETLAACAGDKPRAAKMLGIGLRTLYRKVKEYEIP; from the coding sequence ATGAACGACAATCCCGCGTTCCGCCCGTCCGTCCTGGTCGTGGACCAGGACGTGCCGGCCACGCGTGCGCTGCTCGCCGCAATCCAGGATTCCGGCGGCATGAGCACGCTGTGGGCCCGCGACGGCGAGGCGGGCTACAACATCCTCGAGGACACCGAGGTGGAACTGCACGCGCTGGTGTGCGAGCTGAAGGCGCAGCGCATCGACGGCATGCGCCTGCTGCGCGCGGGGCTCAAGCGCCACCCGGAGATGTGCGTGGTGCTGATGTCCGAGGGCGGGGACCTGGCCGCGGCCACCGCTGCGGTGCGCGCCGGCGCGACGGACTTCATGGCCAAGCCACCCGACGTGGAGCGGCTGCTGGCCACGCTGCGCCAGGGTGTTTCGAGGCAGCAGCTGCGCGTACAGGTGACCGCGCTGCAGGAGCGCCTTTCGGACCGCTACGGTTTCGAGCGGGTGGCGGGCAGGTCGCGCGCGGCGGCGGGCATGCTGGATCGAATTCGCCAGGCCGCCGGCAGCGCCGCCCCCATCCTGCTGCAGGGCGAGGCGGGCGCGGGCAAGTCGCTGCTGGCGCAGGTGGCGCACCACAACTCGCTGCGGCGCGACGAGCCGTACGTGACGGTGCAGTGCTCGGGCCTGCCCGAGGCGCTGGTGGAGGAGGAACTGTTCGGGCGGGCCGCCGGCCGCGGCGGCCCCGAGCGGCGCGGGCGGATGGAGATCGCCGCGCGCGGCAGCCTGTTCCTGCACGACGTCGCGGACCTGGCGCCGCGCACCCAGGCCCGCCTGCTCCGGGCGGTGCGCGACGGGGCCTTCGAGCGCGTGGGGGACACCGAGACGCGGCGCGCGGAGGCCCGCTGGATCTCCGCCACGGAGCGCGACCTGGTTGAGGAGGTGCGCCGCGGCCGCTTTCGCGACGACCTGTACGCCGCGCTGGCGGTGGCGGTGATCAAGGTGCCCGCGCTGCGCGAGCGTCCCGAGGACATCCCGCTGCTCACGCAGGCGCTGCTCGAGGAGTTGAACCGCGCCCACGGCCGCCAGGTCACCGGCGTGACCCGCGGCTGCATGGACCTGCTGATGCAGTACCCGTGGCCGGGCAACGTGAGGGAGCTGAAGACGGTGCTCGAGGGAGTGGTGGTGTTCGTGGAGGGCCGGCGCGCGCTGGAGGCGGGCGACCTGCCCGAGCACCTGCGCGACCGTCCGCCAGCCCCGCGCGACTTCCGGGTGCGCGTGGGCATGTCGCTCGCGGAGATCGAGCGCCGCGCCCTCCAGGAGACGCTGGCCGCCTGCGCCGGCGACAAGCCGCGCGCCGCGAAGATGCTGGGGATCGGGCTGCGGACGCTGTATCGGAAGGTTAAGGAGTACGAGATCCCATGA
- a CDS encoding aspartate ammonia-lyase, with translation MAATRIEKDSLGEMEVPADAYYGVQTARAVRNFPISGLKPFPEFVDAVVRIKHAAATVHEKLGTLTPERAKAIRAAADEVLSGKLRDQFVVDVFQAGAGTSHHMNVNEVLANRGLELMGAARGDYKTLNPNDHLNRGQSTNDVIPTAIRLAALEAAAPLRRSLALLHEELKKKGDEFDGILKSGRTHLQDAVTCRLGQEFHGWAVIFLDHGCRLEKALDEVRELGIGGSAAGTGLNTDPGYRPAVCEELSKLTGEKLRPARNLMAAMQSMAPFVSVSSALRNLALDLVKLANDLRLLSSGPNTGLAEIELPAVQPGSSIMPGKVNPVMAEMTNMVCFQVIGNSTVVDYASQAGQLELNVMMPVIAYDLVFSLRILGTTVDALAQRCIRGITASPGRCLRYAEGSLSIVTVLNPHIGYARAADVAKTMLKTGKTAREILLEQKLLEPAKVDEVLRLMPMTVPPDAEAKPGTKPHWA, from the coding sequence ATGGCCGCCACGCGCATCGAGAAGGATTCCCTGGGCGAGATGGAAGTCCCCGCCGACGCCTACTACGGCGTGCAGACGGCCCGCGCGGTGCGCAACTTCCCCATCAGCGGGCTGAAGCCGTTCCCCGAGTTCGTGGATGCGGTGGTGCGCATCAAGCACGCCGCCGCCACGGTGCACGAGAAGCTGGGCACGCTCACCCCGGAGCGCGCGAAGGCCATCCGCGCGGCCGCCGACGAGGTGCTCTCGGGCAAGCTGCGCGACCAGTTCGTGGTGGACGTGTTCCAGGCGGGCGCGGGCACCTCGCACCACATGAATGTGAACGAGGTGCTGGCCAACCGGGGCCTCGAGTTGATGGGCGCGGCGCGCGGGGACTACAAGACCCTGAATCCCAACGACCACCTGAATCGCGGCCAGAGCACCAACGACGTCATCCCCACCGCGATCCGCCTCGCCGCGCTGGAGGCCGCCGCGCCGCTGCGCAGGTCCCTGGCGCTGCTGCACGAGGAGCTGAAGAAGAAGGGCGACGAGTTCGACGGCATCCTCAAGTCCGGCCGCACCCACCTGCAGGACGCGGTGACCTGTCGGCTGGGCCAGGAATTCCACGGCTGGGCGGTGATCTTCCTGGACCACGGCTGCCGGCTGGAAAAGGCCCTGGACGAAGTGCGCGAGCTGGGCATCGGCGGCTCCGCCGCGGGCACCGGGCTCAACACCGACCCCGGCTACCGGCCGGCCGTCTGCGAGGAGCTCTCGAAGCTCACCGGTGAGAAGTTGCGCCCGGCGCGTAATCTGATGGCGGCGATGCAGAGCATGGCGCCGTTCGTCTCGGTCTCCAGCGCGCTGCGCAACCTGGCGCTGGACCTGGTCAAGCTGGCCAACGACCTGCGGCTGCTCTCCTCCGGGCCCAACACCGGGCTGGCGGAGATCGAGCTCCCGGCGGTGCAGCCGGGCAGTTCCATCATGCCCGGCAAGGTGAACCCGGTGATGGCCGAGATGACCAACATGGTGTGCTTCCAGGTGATCGGCAATTCCACCGTGGTGGACTACGCCTCGCAGGCCGGCCAGCTGGAGCTCAACGTGATGATGCCGGTGATCGCCTACGACCTGGTGTTCTCGCTGCGCATCCTGGGCACCACCGTGGACGCGCTCGCGCAGCGCTGCATCCGCGGCATCACCGCCTCGCCCGGGCGCTGCCTGCGCTACGCGGAGGGGAGCCTCTCCATCGTCACGGTGCTCAACCCGCACATCGGCTACGCCAGGGCGGCCGATGTTGCCAAGACCATGCTCAAGACCGGCAAGACCGCCCGCGAGATCCTGCTGGAGCAGAAGCTGCTCGAGCCCGCCAAGGTGGATGAGGTGCTGCGGTTGATGCCCATGACCGTGCCGCCCGACGCCGAGGCGAAACCCGGTACGAAGCCGCACTGGGCCTGA